ACCGCAAGTTTTTGCTAAGAGAGCTGCTGCAGCTCGTGGACGGGTACCCGGGCGATACTGCTGAATGCGGGGTCTACCAGGGGACCTCATCGTGGCTCATCTGCGATCATTTCCGGGGCAGTGGGAAAACGCATTTTGGATTCGATTCGTTTGCCGGGCTCTCGCAACCCGGCGCCAGCGACGGCCAATACTGGGAGGGCGGCAATTTGAGCGTGGGCGAGGAACACGCGCGCCAGGTTCTGGCGGGCATGCCGGCGGTCCTATACCGGGGGTGGATCCCCGAACGTTTTAGGGAGGTCGAGGAACGGAGATTCTGCTTCGTCCACCTGGACGTGGACCTATACCAGCCGACGCTGGACTCGCTGCAGTTTTTCTATCCCCGCACTGTGCCGGGAGGATTGATCGTGTGCGACGACTATGGGTTTAAGAGTTGCCCGGGGGCGCGGAGGGCCTTTGATGGGTTCATGGCGGACAAACCGGAGCGCGTTGTCCATGTGCCGACCGGGCAAGGCTTTGTCGTACGCCGCAGTGCGCCCGCGGCCAGCGGGGGCATGGGGGACTAATGGAGAAGCTCGAAAACCAGGACAACATATGGCGGTACTTCCAGGGCGAGGGGAAGGGTTCGTTCGACGGGTCGTGCGCGAGACACGATTTTCTCGTATGCCAGGTTGGGCGCTGGGTTCGGCCGCCGGCCGCCATTCTTAACATCGGAGCGGGGAATGGCTATCTCGAGACCGCGCTCCAACGCCGCGGGTTTGACAGCCACTCATTAGATCCCGACGACGAAACCGTAGCCCGACTGGCGGCGGCGGGCATCCACGCGCAGACGGGGAGGATTGAGGCCATTCCTTTTGAAAGCGCAACCTTTGCGGCCATTGTAGCCACGGAAGTTTTCGAGCATCTGAACGCGGAGCAGTGGCGGGCCGGCTTGCAGGAAATTTGGCGGGTCCTCCAGCCCGGCGGTGTCTTGCTGGGAACCGTGCCGTATTGTGAGCCGTTGACCGACAGCCTTGTGGTCTGTCCCGGCTGCGGGGCGCGTTTTCATCGCTGGGGCCACCAACAGACTTTTAGTGAAGCGAATTTCCATGAGGGCATGCGGTCGACTGGCCGGGCTTGGCAGCGCCAGCATTTAGAACCGCATTTTTTTTGGGCATGGGGACAACAGAATTGGAAGGGAAAAATCGCGGCGCTGGCAAAATCGGCCACCAACCTTGTCGGCGCCCACGGCAAAAACGAGAATCTGGTTTTTGTGTACCAAAAGCCGTAGCCAGGCCGCCTCACGACCGGGCGCAATGTGAGCCATGGATTGGGTGATAATCACCGGCGCGGCTGGATTTCTGGGTAGCGCTCTGGCCAGCGAACTGACGGCCAACGGCTGGCGAGTTGGCGCGGTGGATGTGCTGGGCGAGGACGCGCGCTGGCGCAATCTCGCCGACGTGGCGATTGCCGATTACTGGGATCGGGATGAATTCCTGCGCGTTCTGGCCAACGGCCAGCTTGCAACCTGGCCGCGCGCCATCGTCCACCTCGGGGCGTGCAGTTCCACGGTAGAAAAGGATGCTGGGTTCCTGATGCGCAATAATTTCGCCTACACCCGCGAGCTCGCGCGGTGGTGCCTGGAGCACGGGGTGCGTTTCATCTACGCTTCCAGTGCCGCAACCTACGGCGACGGCGCGCACGGGTACAGTGATGCCCTCCACCATCTCGCCCAGTTGCGGCCACGCAACGCCTACGCGTTTTCCAAACATGCATTTGATTTATGGGCATGGCAGCACGGCGCATTCGCAGGACCGGGGGCGATCACGGGCCTAAAGTATTTCAACGTATACGGGCCTAACGAATTTCACAAGGGCGAGATGCGCAGCATGGTGCTCAAAGCTTACGAGCAGATACGGGTGGCGGGCTCCGTGAAGTTGTTCAAATCCTACCAACCGGGAATCGGAGACGGCGAGCAGACGCGCGATTTTCTCTATGTGCAGGATGCGTCCCGCATCACTGCCTGGTTCGTGGAGCACGCGGCGGCAGCCGGCATCTTTAACGTGGGCAGCGGCGTCGCGCGGAGCTGGAACGATCTCGCGCGGGCAGTATTTGCAGCTCTGGGGCGCGAACCGCAACTCGATTACATCGAAATGCCGGAGAGCCTACGCGGCGCCTATCAGTACTACACCTGCGCCGATCTCACCCGGTTGCGCGCCGCCGGCTGCGCTCTCGTTGTGCACAGCCTGGAGGAAGGCGTGGCCAAATACGTCGAGGACCTGCGGGCCAGGGGCAGCGATGGCTAGCGTAGCACCGCTGGAAAGACATCTCCGCACGTTGCGCGGGCGGCGCGTGGCGGTGATCGGCGACGCCATGCTGGACGTATCGCTCTGGGGCGATGCTACGCGCATCTCGCCGGAAGCACCGGTGCCGGTGGTGCTGCTGGAGCGGCAAAGCTGGGCGCTGGGCGGGGCGGCGAATGTTGCGGCCAACATCACCGCGCT
The sequence above is drawn from the Acidobacteriota bacterium genome and encodes:
- a CDS encoding methyltransferase codes for the protein MKTVTLARTLWRMSFAAGPQREEARYKLAAAIANRISPGAVLTEALKSWPDDERFWRWYRRAEPQGLRSADRKFLLRELLQLVDGYPGDTAECGVYQGTSSWLICDHFRGSGKTHFGFDSFAGLSQPGASDGQYWEGGNLSVGEEHARQVLAGMPAVLYRGWIPERFREVEERRFCFVHLDVDLYQPTLDSLQFFYPRTVPGGLIVCDDYGFKSCPGARRAFDGFMADKPERVVHVPTGQGFVVRRSAPAASGGMGD
- a CDS encoding class I SAM-dependent methyltransferase gives rise to the protein MEKLENQDNIWRYFQGEGKGSFDGSCARHDFLVCQVGRWVRPPAAILNIGAGNGYLETALQRRGFDSHSLDPDDETVARLAAAGIHAQTGRIEAIPFESATFAAIVATEVFEHLNAEQWRAGLQEIWRVLQPGGVLLGTVPYCEPLTDSLVVCPGCGARFHRWGHQQTFSEANFHEGMRSTGRAWQRQHLEPHFFWAWGQQNWKGKIAALAKSATNLVGAHGKNENLVFVYQKP
- the rfaD gene encoding ADP-glyceromanno-heptose 6-epimerase is translated as MDWVIITGAAGFLGSALASELTANGWRVGAVDVLGEDARWRNLADVAIADYWDRDEFLRVLANGQLATWPRAIVHLGACSSTVEKDAGFLMRNNFAYTRELARWCLEHGVRFIYASSAATYGDGAHGYSDALHHLAQLRPRNAYAFSKHAFDLWAWQHGAFAGPGAITGLKYFNVYGPNEFHKGEMRSMVLKAYEQIRVAGSVKLFKSYQPGIGDGEQTRDFLYVQDASRITAWFVEHAAAAGIFNVGSGVARSWNDLARAVFAALGREPQLDYIEMPESLRGAYQYYTCADLTRLRAAGCALVVHSLEEGVAKYVEDLRARGSDG